The stretch of DNA GCACAAAACAGATGCAATAACTCACTGCTGATTCCTCACAACACCACAGCTTAAACTCCTCGCAGCTCCACCGACGAATCCACCATAAAGACAACCCCGTGGAGGGATTTCTGAACCAGCAGCTGAACAAAGTCCccctctcccacagccctgggatgAGCCCAGCAGTAAAACACGCCAGAACTCACCTTGATTTGTCAGTCATGTACTGGATGGAGCCCGGGGGCAGCGTGTGGGGGGTCAGGGTGTTGTTGAGGGCCACAGTGATGCGGCACAGGGTGCCTGGGCTGCCCTGCACCACGCTGCTGATGTCAGCCTCAAAGGGCAGGTGCCCCCCTTCGTGCTCCACCACCTGCACCCCGTTCACCCACTGCAAGGAAAGGCACAAAAAATGGCTGGTTGGGATTTTGTGgtcagcagagcacaggggaggGAAGCCCAGTTACAAGGAACACCTGGGCTCTCGATCCTCAAAGGATCTTTGAGGGATCAACCTTGATCTTTGAGGGATCTCCCTTTGCTGGGAGCTAGGTCTGGGTGACATCAAGTGTATCTCTGAGGGACACAGTGTGGGGCAGATCCATTCATCGGGAAATGTTTAGTTACCAATCCCAAACTGCAGGATCAGAGAACAGAAATTGGAATTCATCCTTGCTGGGGGAAAACAGGCACGATCTCAGACGGGGATGCAAAATCGAGGCAGGGACGCATTTGCTTTTAGTCCAGCCTAACTTAGGAAGCACAGGGCCAACGCCCCGAGGCACGCACCACGATGGAGTAGTAATGGGCACTCCCAAAGCGCAGCACCACCCTGGGCGCGGGCTCGCCCTGCAGCCAGCGCTCGGGGAGCAGCACCTCCTTCTCGTACCACACCCAGCCGATGTAATTCTCCAGCCTGGGGTCCTGAGTGATGTCGTTGAAGCTGGCAGGCACCGGCATGTCAATCACGGGGCCGGTCTGGCAGGAATTGCGTGCAAAAGATAaaaaacagagattttaaaaagaggaattttaCTGCTGGAGGTGTCCCCTTCCACTGACAGCCTTACAATGCCTTTGCCAAGGGGAAATACTTgggaaaagctgtttaaaaactgCTGAGATCTCTCACAGCCCCCATACAAGCCCTAATTAGCACCAGGCACAGGAACCTGCCTGTTCCTGCAGGAAACAGctgctcctttcttttccactcCTGCTGTacaattaaatgtttttattaatggCTCTGGAATCACGGAATCAGAAAGGTGAGGAGGGAAAAACCCAAGCCCAGGTTGTTGTTTCAGTGGGAATtttctcctgcacagctccaggacAATGTGCCACAGACAAAGCACACGTGGTGCTGTTTGTCAGCTAAGAGATGTAGTAAAAGTGTAACAAAATAATAGATGTTTTGGGCAGTAATGGatattttgggacatttttctCCCCGTCGAGACTGGGATCAGCTCAGCCTTTCTCACTGTGTGAAAGCAACAGAGATTCCTTGGGATTACAAGAGAATCCATTCAGTTGCTTATTCCAATGTGAAGATTAGAGGGAGGCAGTGTCACAGTACATTGAATGTCGAGGAATCTAGATGCTGTTGCCAAACAGAGCTGttcattttcagcattttctgcaCTCAGGATGTTGCACAAAGGACTTCTGCAGCTTCTTTCCTGAGGAAGCCTCAGGAAATGGAATGAGGAAGGTCTGGGCACCCAGGGTGGGCATCATGTGCGTGGCTGACTCAGCAGTGGCACTGCAGAGCCCAGTGCCCTCATCAGAAAATCCTAGTGGGAAGATCCTCGGGACAGGCAAGAGGATTTTCTAGTATCTGATGCAGGAAAACCCTCGCCTGTGCTGGCCAGAACCCGTGTGTCCTTCAGGGAGATTCTCTGAGCTCTAAAACAGGTTGAGTGCACTCATCTAAGCCTCTCTTTGAAGGGGTACGTTTCAGGATTCCTCTCCTCTGCAaagcttccagcagcacagtgcctttcagctcttttctccttccacaATCCAGCCACAAAATCGGCCAAAAGGctaaaaacagaaacaattaaCGATTTATCCATTTTATACATAAATCCCATAACTCTTTTCTGCCAGGTAAAAACAGTTAAATTCCAAGCAGATCCCAGCCACACCAAAACTTTTCTACCAGCACTCTGAAACTTTGGAATAAACAATCCCCAGTGCCCTTCCAGGCACATTTTTGCtgattctgtgctgctggaagctCAGCGCTGTGCCAGGCTCCTGCAGCACGGGACACGTGGAGGTGAATGGGGCTCATTCAAACCGTGTCTGCCTTCGGAGCAGCACCAGGGGCACCAGCAGGGGCGGCTAATTAGGAACTGCCTCAAGAACAACCCGGGCAGGGCCAGCACCGTGGGGCGAACGGCAGCGGCTCCGCCAGCCCGGTGGGGaagaaggcagggaaagaggaagagaggaagaaagaagcgGAGCCCCTACAGCGGGCCGGAGCCCGGTTCGGAGGGGAAAAAGCGCAGCCGGTGCCCGGCGATGGGcagcgcccgccccgctccccgctACCTGCCGGAGCGGCCGCCGGTACCAGCGCTGCGCGAACCCGGCGTCCCTGCCCGGAGACAGATCGGCGCGGAAGCTCCAGAGGCCACCGAGCTCCTTGCGCTCGCGGGAGGGGGTGTCCCGGGGCTGCAGCATCCCGGCGGGACCGGCCGCCAGCCccgggaggagcagcagcagcaccggcAGCGTGCGCGGAGCGGCACCGCCGCCGCCTGAGGCCGCCAGCGCCAtcttggctgtgggcagggccCGCTgagggaggggcggggccgcggctgaggggcgggggcggggccgcggcggaggggcggggccgcggctgaggggcgggggcggggccgcggctgAGGGGCGCTCTGTCCCGACCCTTGTCGCGATCCCGACCCGTGTCACGATCCCTGTCAGAGTCTCGGTCCTGATCCCTGTCATGGTCCCGGTTCCGGTCCCGATCGGGTCCCCTCCCCAACGGGATGAGCGACTGCAGGGCCCGACAGGGAGCGGGTCCTGTCGCCTCCGGACAAAGCCACGAGTGTCCCGGCATAAAGGCGCCTCCAGGAACTTTCAGGCTCCGTCCTGGATCGCTGGATTTCATCGAGAGGCGAGtgatttctcctctcctctcctctcctctcctctcctctcctctcctctcctctcctctcctctcctctcctctcctctcctctcctctcctctcctctcctctcctctcctctcctctcctctcctctcctctcctctcctctcctctcctctcctctcctctcctctcctctcctctcctctcctctcctctcctctcctctcctctcctctcctctcctctcctctcctctcctctcctctcctctcctctcctctctctcctccttaTTTATTACTCAGGGTAGTGTAGTTATCACCtacttttacttatttattcatttgctTACTTCTTTAcactatttatttgtttgtttatcaCAGAATCGTTTAGATCAGAAAAGACCTCCGAggtcaccaagtccaacctgtgacccaACACCCCCCTgtcacccagagcagggcactgagtgccacatccactctccccttaaacacctccagggatggtgattccacctTCCTGCACAACCCATGGTGATGTGTGGTCACCCtttctgggaaggaattcctcctgatgcccaatctaaacctccccttaAGCACAGCTTGGGTTTATTATTACTGCTTGcttactttatttatttattgcctgCTTGctcacttttatttattttcagagtcACTTGTTGAAGTGTGACAGTTAAAAGTTATTGGAAATGGCAAAAGGAGCGATGGTGGCTTCTtgaggggaagagggagggtGAGCTCTTGAAGAACCAAGAGACAAGAGCAGGATTTCAGTGAACACCCCAGTGTTTATTAACTCCAGATCAGTGGCACGGGCACACCGCTGCAGGCACGGGATCTCTCCCCACACTCTAAGCCTGTTCCTTGAGCCTCTTGAGCAGCTCCCGCAGCTGCTCGATCTGGGCGGACACGCTGCTCTTGGCGGTGCCGCCCGCGGCCGTGTACTGCTCCACGCTGCTCACCACGCTGAACACCTGCGCCACGTCGCTGCCAAacagggggctgggggcacaggggggtgTCAGGGGGCTCTGGGCTGCTCCACGTGCCCAGTGCCTGTGGAGAGGCTGAGGCAGTGAGGACGGAGCCTTTTCCCGAGGGGAAAcgctcctgagctgctgctgcctccaaggGGACACCGAGGAACCTCAGAGCCAAACCCCTCTGGGGGCttcctgctcagggcagaggtgtctcccagcccctcccaagAGCTCCTGCCCATGCCCGTGCCCATTCCACCCTGCTGGAGTGGAATGGAGGTGATGTTGTCCCCCTCCAGTGTTTcagccccagcaggagcagcggTGATAATCAGGACAGGAGGATGTTGAGGTGCACTTTGGGGAAGGCAGGTCAGGGAGGCTGAGCCCTGCCTGTGCAGGGAAGTGAAATAACAGAGGTACAAACCTGATGCTCTTCAGGTCCTCCAGGCTGAGATTGTTGATGGTGATGCCTTTGGTCTCAGCCAGCTGGACGGCCTTGCCAGCAGCAATGTGGGCTTGTCTGAAGGGCATCTGCAGGGGGAAGaggacagagcagaggggaCTCAGCTCAGTTCCTCTGCATCCAAagaaatcccagctccagctctccctctggcacttactcccttcCGAACCAGGTAGAGAGCCAGGTCAGTAGCCAACATCTCTGGGCTCAGCGCCCTCTCCATGCTCTCCTTGTTGATCTGCAGGAGGAGGATCCCAGAGACACGTTACCATCAGTTTCTCCTTTGGGCATATTAGTGGTCAGGGTGAGGAGAATTCATCTGGAGCTCTAAAAGAATGCTctgagcagctggcagaggggacCAAAATGAGCAGAGTGGGTGAGGCACTGAGGAGTTTTTATTTGGGAACAATctggagctctgctctctgtATTACTCACAGAATATGGACCATGATAGTGTTGAATAGTGAGAGGACGAGGAGAATCCTTACCTGGAGGGTGGAAATCACTCCAGTGGCAACCTGGAGCACAGCATTCAGGGTATCTACAACATCAAAAACAGCCTCCTTGTCCTCCTGTGTTGGAACAGTGATGGAAATGGCTCTGAGCCAGCCTGAGTGCagcccaaaaaaaacccaggctgagcagcccagctctcctgactcctccaggcagcaggagagatgctgtggaggggaaaaggggctTTACCTGCAGGTCCTTGTTGTAGGTGCTCGGGAGTCCTTTGAGGACCATGAGAATTGCAGCCAACTGCAAAGGGaacaggagaggcagggagTGAGGTACAGAGCAAAGCACAGCCCCGGGGCAGGGCCACAAACCAcagctctttacagagaaaaggcaaagaaaaaggagatttcTCCAGCCCCAATAGGAGCagtttcctctccctcctcctcctttctggGGCTCACCCGTCCAAACACTCGCCCGGCTTTGCTGCGGATCAGCTCCAGACTGTCGGGATTCTTCTTCTGAGGCAtcaggctgctgccagtgctggtggGACATGAGTGGAGTGCACTGGTGAGCAAAACCCTCATCCATACACACACATCATCACTGACCCAGCCCACCAAAAGCAGTATGTACCCTCTTCCCTGTACTCCTCTTTAGGGTGTAGGAAATCAGTGAAGTGACTGAGTTGCTCTTTGATTTTGCACCTTGTCTGGGGCTCCCACACAGTCCCACCTCTCACAGAGAAACTTAAAAGGGGGCTCCCCCTCCAGGGTCATATCCACAGGTCAGACTAAGTGTTAGTGTGACTTCAGTGAGGGAAGGCTGAGACTGTGCCACCCTGCAGACAAGGAGTCTGATGGGATTACAAACCCAGCCACACAAAGGCtctggcagcattcccagcacaggaggaagTTCTCTGTGCCAGCAGATCCTGGACAGGAGTTGCTGGGCTGAACACAGACTTGGTTGAGTTAAGGGAATCAGAAATAAGTGACCATTGCTGAGGAATATTCACCCTGAGGCTGCCTTTGTGCCAGGCTCCTGATGCTGGGTCAGCCCTGTGCACAGACAGACCCCAGCCACTGCCTCACCCAGCGTggggagctgaggaggagaggctgagcaAGGAGCTCTCTGCCCAGAGCTGAGACCTACCTGTAGGCATCAGAGAGGGTCAGGAAGCCAAACTCGCTGGTGCTGTAGATGATGAGATCCTCAGCCATCTTGCTGAGGTGGATCATCAGCAGGGTGGCAGCAGAGAGGAATTCCactgcagggaaggcaggaaatCAGGAGGGGAAAAGGTGCTTGGACAAGCCAGGGAACTCTGAGTGAGCCTTTACTTCCCAGTGACGGATTTCAGTCCCTTGTTAAAGAAGGGTATCTGGAAAGGTGTCAGGAGCTGCTTCCCCCAGTGCTGGGAAGCTTTGGCTGTGCTTACCCACAAAGTCCCTCTCGCTGACGGCATCCATGCTGTTCAGGCTGATGGAAGCAAAGTCCAGCTCTGCAAGGAAGGGGATGGACACAGGAGCTCACACTGGCCCTGACAGGAGCCTCAATGCACCA from Vidua macroura isolate BioBank_ID:100142 chromosome 20, ASM2450914v1, whole genome shotgun sequence encodes:
- the LOC128817119 gene encoding argininosuccinate lyase isoform X2, yielding MEMLNASISYDQRLSEVDIQGSMAYAKALEKSGILSKTELEKILGGLEKISEEWSKGVFVLKQTDEDIHTANERRLKELIGDVAGKLHTGRSRNDQVVTDLKLFMKNSLSIISTHLLHLIETLVERAAIEIDVILPGYTHLQKAQPIRWSQFLLSHAVALTRDSERLGEVKRRINVLPLGSGALAGNPLGIDRELLCSELDFASISLNSMDAVSERDFVVEFLSAATLLMIHLSKMAEDLIIYSTSEFGFLTLSDAYSTGSSLMPQKKNPDSLELIRSKAGRVFGRLAAILMVLKGLPSTYNKDLQEDKEAVFDVVDTLNAVLQVATGVISTLQINKESMERALSPEMLATDLALYLVRKGMPFRQAHIAAGKAVQLAETKGITINNLSLEDLKSISPLFGSDVAQVFSVVSSVEQYTAAGGTAKSSVSAQIEQLRELLKRLKEQA
- the LOC128817119 gene encoding argininosuccinate lyase isoform X1, with the translated sequence MAAAEGNKLWGGRFSGSTDPIMEMLNASISYDQRLSEVDIQGSMAYAKALEKSGILSKTELEKILGGLEKISEEWSKGVFVLKQTDEDIHTANERRLKELIGDVAGKLHTGRSRNDQVVTDLKLFMKNSLSIISTHLLHLIETLVERAAIEIDVILPGYTHLQKAQPIRWSQFLLSHAVALTRDSERLGEVKRRINVLPLGSGALAGNPLGIDRELLCSELDFASISLNSMDAVSERDFVVEFLSAATLLMIHLSKMAEDLIIYSTSEFGFLTLSDAYSTGSSLMPQKKNPDSLELIRSKAGRVFGRLAAILMVLKGLPSTYNKDLQEDKEAVFDVVDTLNAVLQVATGVISTLQINKESMERALSPEMLATDLALYLVRKGMPFRQAHIAAGKAVQLAETKGITINNLSLEDLKSISPLFGSDVAQVFSVVSSVEQYTAAGGTAKSSVSAQIEQLRELLKRLKEQA